tacacagaatagtcacactcgggaccttcaggacaataatgtccccattgaaacccattaaaactgcaatatttgatcctagTGCCATTAACGCTTAAAAGCATGAATATATGATAGTATACTTTCATTCAGGAGCCCTGGATTCAAAATGtcatgttttatattttccaccagaaggcgccattttcctcatgtttagcctatggagcaaatacaagcttttcccctattctctgtattatagagacctgcaggacaataattatgaataattgtgtgggcgtgcgtgtgtgtgtgtgtgtgtgtgtgtgtgtgtgtgtatataaaaaaacagtggcattatgtcAACAAACTGgcaaatcctgaaaatgaatgaatatttagtagttatgatcaggactgatgttggttaaaaaatagtcagtgaatgtggaaaatggcagttttatggcagtttttcgatgcagatatttttgtcctctaaggaccccTGAGTGTgagaataattttgtatttttatttgacgatgcatcaaaatcaatgctgtTGGTAAAAATTGACACATCCCTgactgacaattaaaaaaaataaaaaaataaataataataataaaaaaaatatatatatatatatatatatatattttttttaaaaatatatatctatatacatatttaaaaaatcccATTAGCatttattatatgaaaaataatatatttttgtgggttttttttcattaaaaaaaacaacaacaacagtgccATAATGTAAACAATTGAACAAAtcctgaaattgaatgaatatttggtagttttgATATGATGTTATATAAtatcaatatattatattattatggcagttttttgacgtggacatttttgtcctccaaGTACCCCTGAGTGAAGATTCACCATCACTACAGTCTGTTCTACCTGTTCCATGTCAGTCACACATTTGGCCACTAGATGGCGGTAATTCTCATAGTGACTTCTCGTCGCCACAGACCAATGACGCAGTGAAACAGGAAACGGAAGTGCCTAAACATCGTGCTGTTGTTGGATGTTTACGGTCAGAAATCACATTCGattgacttttgttttgtttttgggttaTCATGGATATGCTCAAGGCGGAGATCGCAAGGAAAAGGCAGCTTATAGAGGATACAGATCTGGTAGATGTGAGTAATTCGAGTACTTTCTAGAACACTTTGTAGTGCATGTTTACGGTTTACACAAAAGTGTCTCTCACAAGTGTTTACGTATTTATTTGGGTGTTGTGTAGACATGTGGGTTTGTTTAATGCAGAGCTTTAATGTCCCTTTAGAACACAAAGAAATACTTTAAACGGGCTGATTTGGCTCGTAAAGAAGAGGAGGATTATTTCAAAAGATGCGGATACAAGGTACAGACTCCATTACTGAATGTAAAACAAGTGATATTCTGTTGCAATCAATCATTCTTTTGTTATAATTTTGTAGTTTATTTCTCTAACCTACAAAAAAAATGAGTAATTGATTACTTGATAACTTGTGTAAATTactctaaaatgttattttaacaaactttgcttttgtgacaggacagtgatattttgaaatttaccaatttccaatgagaaaatggagaatttgtgtcttttcgttcaagtgaagtcagaaaaaacaacatgaatccaaatgaacatgtatttatactaaagtcatacaaaaatgactacaaaagtcTTAGGAGTAGTTTTTCaagatttacgattatactgtaaatcactttcacgaatcagcccccaaatgtcgtctcccatcatgttcccgttatactgtccttggtagtggcgttcaaagtccagtatatcctgattGAAGCGTTCGCCTTGCTCCTCCGAGTACGCTCCCATATTCTCCTTGAATTGATCAAGATGAGtatcaaggatatggactttgagggacgTCCTACAGCCCGTTGTGCCGTAGTTCTTCATCAGAGTCTCAACAAGCTCCACCTAGTTTTCGAccttgtgattgcccaggaagccccgAACCACCGTGACAAATCTGTTCCAAGCCGCTTTCTCCTTCCTAGTGAGATTCTTGGGGAATTCATGGCACTGCcggatcttctttatctgtggtccgatgaagacaccggctttgacctttgacctcagatAGCTTAGGGAAGATGTtttgaaggtacttgaaggctgccgACTCCTCATCTAGAGCTCTGACATATTGTTTCTTAAGGCCCATTTTGATGTGCAGGggtggcatcagcaccttccGAGGGTCCAACAGTGCCTCCCACTTGATGTTGTTCCTCTCCACAGAGAACTCGGTCCGCTGAGACCTGTCCCACCTGTGGTAGTGCGCCTTGGTGtcccaaaaacattttaaaattaacaactttttttttaacataaaattctgagcaacaattgtccatcttaccttccagagttgttttgcagtgctcgcaggtgaaatgaggtgcccagggtttgtcttgatccccgaaatatgccttgtaggcctcacacatcttagcagatgcttccacTGAGAACTTTTTGGctcttgtcttgataaattggccgCAGACATGGCAAATTGattgcagcctcttgatgccatctcagaaaacTGCAGATATGTACCCACTTAGGAGGCTGgcactaaactgaactggtgggcccctgtatttatactactatttatattactggaaagttctagaacgttctagaagttactcccaagtttactcagcactgaatctatctggaatgttctggaaaataggtacatttcaaaatatcactgtcctggtcacaaaagcaaagtttgtggggaataattgccattttctatacttttgaggcatacgcaattaggaaataacacttactacccaggaaccaaaaaaataataatgtgttaCATTTGATTTTTTACAAGCTTCCCTGTTTGCTATTGGAGCAGCATGATGTCTCACATGTATTTCTTTTCTTCAAAGCTGGACATGCAAGAGGAGGAGGAGCTTCCGTCTACATCATCCAATCCCATGTTAGAACTGGAGCTCACAGAGGAGAAGCTTCCAATGACGCTCTCTCGACAGGAGGTGGGTCGGCCAATCACAGTTCACCTGTCTGAATATTTCTGCATTATGGTGATTATTGTTGGATGACGAGAGTTTTTGATTTATGTGCAGGTCATCAGGCGTCTGAGAGAACGTGGCGAGCCGATCCTTCTGTTTGGCGAATCGGATTATGATGCTTTTCAGAGAAATCGCATGATTGAATTTCTAGCACCGGAAGTGAACAAGGTACCGCCTGGCTTTCCCAACATTTACCATAGTAAAAAAGTGGCTCAGTATTCAACTGACTCGACACATTGGCTTATTTTGGGTGTTTAGGGTTTGAGGAACGATTTGAAGACCGCCATGGACAAGATCGATCTGAAGTATTTGAATGAGATTGTGGGAGGAGATGGTTCAGAGCGGGACACACAACATGATCTCAAAgtacatgaagaaaacaccaccATTGAGGAGCTGGAGGTAAATGTGCTCATGCAGGGACCACACAGTAGTAACAAGTTAATTCATTCTTGCAGCAGGTCAATTCTACAATCTTTAGAGATGTTCAGTGGTCCCAACAAgaagcatttggacacttaagtgtCATTGCATAGATAAAGTATCAAATGATGCATgagagcttttctcagaatttGCATCTCCTTTCTGTCCGATGAGAAGGAATGTTATTGTGTTGCCACTAGGTGGCACTATAGTCTTTATTGGACATCTGAAATGTGCTGTGCGTCTTCACAGACAATAGCTGTCTCAGTGCCTGGAGACAACTGCAAAGCGTTTGTTATGATTTATAGTTCATATATGTGATATGCGTTTATGTCTAATAGGCTCTGGGAGCGTCTCTTGGCACAGTTGATGATGTCAGAGACATGGACATCATAATCAAAGTACTAAGGGtgagtaattttatttatttataaaagtcTAGACTTATTGACTTATTGAGTGTTCAACACTTGAGAACTCGCATTGAAACGCTTGACATGTGATgtcatttttatgtaaatgtttacTTTGATTTTGTATGTTCTCAATTGCAGTTTTTGCTGGGCGTGTGGGCCAAAGATCTCAACAGCAGAGAGGACCATGTCAAACGTAGCGTGAAGGGCAAAGTCGCCAGCGCCACCCAAAAACAGACCGAATCTTACCTGAAACCTCTTTTCAGAAAACTACGCAATAAGGTATTCTGTTCCACAagcgtttattttttttatgctctACATGGCAAGCCGAATTGACTTTTAATCATGAGCAGGATGTGAACTCTAGTTATCAACAGTTCAAtattcactagttaaaatgccaTTTCTAGACGTCAGGAATggaattactactagtgaaaGTCTTGAATAACTTTGAAAAGGTCATAAATGTAATTTGCGGAAGTTTTAAAGTAGTTGATGGAAAAATAAAGGCGCTGTTGCAGAGTTCAGATGCAGTGCTGCATTTATGTAAATGAAATGTCACTGGCAATCAGACTCAAAGATCAGCATTTTAGCGTGTTATACACTGtgctgcatttaaaaaaacacgCTTTTGCTTTGTAAATAGGGCTGTTGATGGTGTTCCAACAAATAGGCATGTAGAGTAATCAAACTTTAAATTGCGTTTTTTTCCCCAATAcgctcatggtggcgtagtgactcgtctcatcCCCGGGTGGAGGATGACAAATCGCAGTTGaggcgtctgagacagtcaatccgcgcaccttatcacgtggcttgttgagcacgttaccgttgagacgtagcgcttgtggaggcttcacgctattctccgccgcatccacacacaactcaccacatgcaccaccgagagcgaaccacattatagcgaccccatgtgactctaccctccctagcaaccgggccaattgggttgcttaggagagctgctggagtcactcagcacaccctgggattcaaactcgtgagTCCAGGTGTGATAGTCCGTGCCAAGACTCGCTGAGATTCCCAGCGAGTGTGGCAATTTTAACACAGTTATTTGACCTTGCAACAATTGTTGTTTTGTCCAAATTATGATCCTTTTGGGCAGGGTCGGATTAAGGTACTCCAGGCCCCTGGGCTTACACTTTTACTGAACCCATCAAGTAGTCTGGGGCGTTTGGAGCAGAATGTTACCCTCCTATGACAATGCTCTGTTGCACCCCCTGGGTACACGCCTATAAAATGCCTTGGATGATCCGCCCATGCTTTTGGCGGCCATAAAAGAAAAAGTCAGCGAATAgaaagaaaaactattttttatcGTCATTCATATGGTTCAATTAAACATGTTGAcctcttaatttttgtttaaatattattatataaatcatGTCATGCACATGAGTAAGACAATTCGGCAATATGCGCACTCTTATTAGATATGGTGCTTCTGTCTAACTGAAAGTTTCGTGTCCCCAGAATTTGCCAGGAGACATTAAGGAGTCCATCACAGACATCATAAAGTTCATGCTGGAGAAGGAGTATGTAAAGGTGCATCCCATGTTCCATCTGAATTCTCGTATGTCATTTCCATGTTTGTTTCGGCAACTCTACTAATATTCAATTTGTATGCACGCAGGCAAATGACGCCTATCTGCAGATGGCTATAGGGAACGCTCCCTGGCCCATCGGCGTGACCATGGTGGGCATCCACGCTCGTACTGGCCGCGAGAAGATCTACTCCAAACACGTAGCCCACGTGCTCAACGACGAGACCCAGAGGAAATACATCCAGGTATGAAGCACAGTGTGTTTTGTTATATAAATCGCTGTTGCGTCTGAGCAGGTCAGTGATGGTTTTGTGTGTGCGTCATCTTTTTAGGGTCTGAAGAGGTTAATGACGATCTGCCAGAAACATTTCACAACGGATCCCTCGAAGTGCGTGGAGTACAACGCTCTGACAAACACCTGACCGCGTTCAAAACGATGCATCTCATGTTGTAAATAACCTATTGACTGTAAATGCACCCCTGTTTTTAGAACATTTGCGATCTTTTAAATAAAGGCTTTTGTTATCGTATGCTACAGACTGTGTATGCACTGGTGTCAGTTACTGAGCCGAGCGCTAATAAAAATGTTTCACCGTTTACGTTTCTCACTAAATAATGTCATCAGAGAAGAACAAGAGGTGCAAGTCTTTTCCTAAACAGAGAGAGCGGAAACATTCCTTTTAAGGATGACCATCTTCAGATTGTTTGTGCTTGAGTCACTGTCCCAAGAGAGCTATAGtcacggttccacctcctgaaaTGAGTTGAGTCACAGGAAGTGTGTGTGATGTCCTTATGACCTATCCCAGGACCAAATCTGAGTCAAAGAGTCAAATACAGATACTGTTGGGAAGGATTCAGTTTCGCAGTTGGATTCATTCAGGGTATTTGTTTCAATGGTTCATTGATTCATCATTCGGAAGTGTGCACAGAAGTCCCTTTACAGCTTTTATGTTcgtttttgtaattaaatattttgtaaaattttacTATTTATCTCTAgactagtttccatccacctttcgcgctattttgttatcgacaaaatgaaaatgcgtaaaaaaattttttaaatctaaatctgCCGCCATCTgtccgtttccattcaaatggccttttaccgctaaaaatggtgtgcgtgatgacgtcatacaaataaaaaacatttgcgcattagaaatctgccctgaagccgtttccattcagaaatgtgtgtttatcgctaattcacctcccagatgtcctTATTGTTTTCCCTCAGAAGTTCAAGTTATTTGAGGAAATTCGTTGAAATGAGCAGTTTACTggaattttaattaacaaataaaagcaatcataataggaggaattgcaatcaaaaagtcagtcatctcaaattaattttatcttcataatgcaaatttatagtttctgaagaagcagtaaatgcgatccgaggtaaagatggttagatttaaaatattaaaacgtattaaaatgttcaaaagctcagaTAGTTTATAGTTTtgagaaaagtctagaacattctgagaactgCATTcacggctaatttaagtttgtgtaaagaaaaggcatatataggtccaaataaataaatatatatatatatattcgtttagtatttttttttttttaaattgaatgcttttttcgtttggtaatttttggcgacattttttcaaaagtaaaactaaacaataatttaatagaattgggctgtaagtgttccaaaaaaggaGGTTCTCTGCTAGtagtgtgtatttatttttttatttaaaacatctttgtgcacataaattatgttttttgtattgtggctaATTCTGTGTATGCCAtctattttgaatggtgtgaaaaagcaactttaataaacaaACCGATGGATTCTGCGATTACATTAATCACAAACAATGGCccttcatttgttcaatgtgcaggaggtatttgtgttgcactcctgaAAGTGTCCCGTTTGCAGATCggatctatatgccgtaaagatcaatccataatcacatacaattaattggctttcaatactgttgtcatgacaacacaggctaatgattggggcaaactctgtcatgtgacacaaaatttttgcattaatgccaattttatcaacaaaatgtttccaaaccagtttttttgcgcttgagttaaacggaaaaatattatgtggaCAATTTTGACattaaatgtcacaaatgtcgacataatatttttagtTTAACTCAAAAATACAGCTTTactttgatgcgctaaaacttgtTTCGtcaaaaatccttggatggaaacgcagTTACTGGAATAGACTATATACAATAGGACAGGGGTCCGGGGGCCACAAGGGGGGGTCTGTGacaaatttcagagtaagaaaaaaaactattgtttctttgtgcatttaaaaaatttaaacggTATAATACTAAATTTACCAAATTATGCTTCTGAAATGAGGAATTATACTTTATAAAATGCACAGAGACGTACAAAAGCGATTTTGTTTGTTCTAAATACGATGAGAGCATaaatgaaagataaataaaagATAAAGGGTTATTTTGCATATTAATGAATATATTCCACATGCAACAtgcaattaattataaataaccctcagtttgtttgtttaataactGGTTTCAAAAAGCATGAAAATGTGGATATGATATGCCAGTTTATATCaataagtccatccatccatcttcaaccgcttatccgaagtcgggtcgcgggggcagctgctccagcagggggccccaaacttccctatcccgagccacattaaccagctctgactgggggaccccaaggcgttcccaggccagtatggagatgtaatctctccacctaatcctgggtcttccccgag
The sequence above is a segment of the Xyrauchen texanus isolate HMW12.3.18 chromosome 29, RBS_HiC_50CHRs, whole genome shotgun sequence genome. Coding sequences within it:
- the LOC127622765 gene encoding pre-mRNA-splicing factor 18-like, yielding MDMLKAEIARKRQLIEDTDLVDNTKKYFKRADLARKEEEDYFKRCGYKLDMQEEEELPSTSSNPMLELELTEEKLPMTLSRQEVIRRLRERGEPILLFGESDYDAFQRNRMIEFLAPEVNKGLRNDLKTAMDKIDLKYLNEIVGGDGSERDTQHDLKVHEENTTIEELEALGASLGTVDDVRDMDIIIKVLRFLLGVWAKDLNSREDHVKRSVKGKVASATQKQTESYLKPLFRKLRNKNLPGDIKESITDIIKFMLEKEYVKANDAYLQMAIGNAPWPIGVTMVGIHARTGREKIYSKHVAHVLNDETQRKYIQGLKRLMTICQKHFTTDPSKCVEYNALTNT